From Mustela nigripes isolate SB6536 chromosome 13, MUSNIG.SB6536, whole genome shotgun sequence, one genomic window encodes:
- the CCDC197 gene encoding LOW QUALITY PROTEIN: uncharacterized protein CCDC197 (The sequence of the model RefSeq protein was modified relative to this genomic sequence to represent the inferred CDS: substituted 1 base at 1 genomic stop codon): MLVAMDTSQGAGPSVASDKDRDLQELLQELGQLQAKQRKLKREVEKHKLFEDYLIKVLEIIPKGMYAWEEPEGPDEALVGAMVEHYGQLFTISQDIQEHLEAFSKMSQVFHQRLESLEESHRALIPTLKIRLCQLQKXCHHEWKLWGLGHRVTSRKDMDSYNNQLLNDLQRIINNMVRQCSSSAHRSASAHRAPESMGLFSKLDLIQEFMLDKMETVKFISLLMEPRVCRSGDRLKNPRRYSSSFRKCPRNQDSVPRTPLPGTQTSERSSSS, translated from the exons ATGCTGGTGGCCATGGACACCAGCCAGGGGGCTGGCCCGAGCGTTGCCAGCGACAAGGACAGGGACCTGCAGGAGCTGTTGCAGGAACTCGGCCAGCTCCAGGCAAA gcagaggaagctgAAGAGAGAGGTCGAGAAGCACAAGCTTTTTGAAGACTATCTGATTAAGGTCCTTGAGATAATCCCTAAGGGTATGTATGCCT GGGAGGAGCCAGAGGGGCCAGACGAGGCCCTGGTGGGGGCCATGGTGGAGCACTATGGGCAGCTCTTCACGATCAGCCAGGACATCCAGGAGCATCTGGAAGCCTTCTCCAAGATGAGCCAGGTCTTCCACCAGAGGCTGGAGTCTCTAGAGGAGAGCCACAGGGCTCTTATCCCG ACCCTCAAGATTCGGCTGTGTCAGCTGCAGAAGTGATGTCATCATGAGTGGAAGCTGTGGGGGTTGGGACACCGTGTCACCTCCCGGAAGGACATGGACAGCTATAAT AACCAGCTGCTCAACGACCTGCAAAGGATCATCAACAACATGGTCCGGCAGTGCTCCTCCTCCGCCCACCGCTCCGCCTCCGCCCACCGCGCGCCTGAGAGCATGGGCCTCTTCTCGAAGCTCGACCTAATTCAG gAATTTATGTTGGACAAAATGGAGACAGTGAAATTTATCTCACTGCTCATGGAACCCAGAGTATGCCGGTCAGGGGACCGTCTCAAGAACCCCAGAAGATACTCCAGCTCCTTCAGGAAATGCCCAAGGAATCAAGATTCAGTCCCCAGAACTCCCCTTCCGGGCACCCAGACTTCGGAGCGCTCCAgctccagctga